A window from Limanda limanda chromosome 14, fLimLim1.1, whole genome shotgun sequence encodes these proteins:
- the LOC133019310 gene encoding E3 ubiquitin-protein ligase RNF43 isoform X1 has product MTVPQRRLAGLWPWLLMAALQVVLGQPGLESERPALRAVIKVTLLKNEPTGKPITLEGVFVGGSAGYADGKLMQYHPLSLCNTSEDERQEGDFITIVKLEHRVPRCLPLLDKARMALDKGAQAVIFDVSDDANAAAELRESDALPRPVVLVEAEDAEELMSLVNKNEEAKVRIEIKLEQSRWPHYDMGILLTIILAILTIVLIFAFRYKCKSNRTWDSVHQQTMRAINRLETKTYSSQGCSGSQRHRAAWGSASSSNSSPVCAICLEEFQDGQHLRIISCAHEFHKDCVDPWLVQHRTCPLCMHNIMGEDKHIYRTERQPQRSRLQQSPEQSQGFLHPQTYNNPHNHPYPQHAIPFSMRPHYPRGPSGPYPSLGHYSGSSPMDTQTLRFLTSRPLGSGCGYRLPVEGPGRPHRIGGNCRMSTHHYTPRRSCPNYRSSCPTQRSASCSRLHHAASGTPQTRGAPAHGRQDEGSCSGGSYHTERSGYLADGPASDSSSGPCHGSSSDSVLNCTDVSLQGVYGSWSTFRSSLSSDYDPFVYYGPGAGRGPRRNSLEAGAQARPRSLDSVVNKAGCPEEQPQTVFSHIHYHRHRHHHYEEGEHGQGPSRGSDEEQGASAAAAPAALVLDKDSPVCPPKHSPCQCPKPDPTDRPCPGQGERHDHDRSSPSGPAVLMSPIPLQLQPHCCHQGHGHPPAPLGRVGGCVLDGPSVRFHQSLDLPDDRSIHIHYGQGPGFCCSPPELHPALLPVPLILDSGGMEEWPCCAGPHVVWQKRVQQACSEPQLLGPGTSMDRPPCMLHHGPAADCNTDICLYCQTLHHNQGSEEESGV; this is encoded by the exons TATCACCCTTTGTCATTGTGCAACACAAGCGAGGATGAACGGCAAGAAGGTGACTTCATCACCATTGTCAAGCTGGAGCACAGGGTACCCCGCTGCCTGCCGCTGCTCGATaag GCTCGCATGGCGCTGGACAAAGGAGCTCAAGCTGTTATCTTTGACGTCAGTGATGATGCcaatgctgctgctgag CTACGAGAATCAGACGCCCTTCCGCGACCAGTCGTGCTGGTGGAGGCCGAGGATGCGGAGGAGCTAATGAGTTTGGTCAACAAGAATGAGGAGGCCAAAGTTCGCATTGAGATCAAGTTGGAACAGTCTCGATGG CCCCATTATGACATGGGTATCCTGCTCACCATCATCCTGGCTATTCTCACCATCGTCTTAATCTTTGCCTTCCGTTACAAGTGCAAGTCCAACAGGACCTGG GACTCTGTCCACCAGCAGACCATGCGGGCCATCAATCGCCTGGAGACCAAAACCTACAGCTCTCAGGGCTGCTCGGGCTCGCAGCGGCACCGGGCGGCCTGGGGCTCAGCCAGCAGCTCCAACTCCAGCCCCGTCTGCGCTATCTGTCTGGAGGAGTTCCAGGACGGGCAG CACTTGAGGATCATCTCCTGCGCTCATGAGTTCCATAAAGACTGTGTCGACCCCTGGCTGGTGCAGCACCGCACCTGTCCCCTCtgcatgcacaacatcatgggTGAGGACAAGcatatttaca GGACAGAGCGGCAGCCCCAGAGGAGTCGACTCCAGCAGAGTCCAGAGCAGAGTCAAGGCTTCCTCCACCCTCAGACCTACAACAACCCACACAACCACCCTTACCCTCAACATGCCATCCCCTTCTCTATGAGGCCCCACTATCCTCGAGGACCCTCTGGACCATATCCCTCTCTGGGCCACTACAGTGGCTCTTCTCCCATGGACACGCAAACTCTGCGTTTCCTCACCAGCAGGCCACTTGGCTCTGGCTGTGGGTACCGCCTTCCTGTAGAGGGTCCCGGAAGGCCCCACAGGATTGGAGGTAACTGCAGGATGTCCACTCACCACTACACGCCTCGTCGCTCCTGCCCCAACTATCGTTCGTCCTGTCCGACCCAGCGCAGTGCATCCTGCTCAAGACTGCATCACGCTGCCTCTGGCACGCCTCAGACCCGTGGAGCACCTGCCCACGGTCGGCAGGACGAGGGCAGCTGCTCAGGTGGTAGCTACCACACAGAACGCAGTGGATATTTGGCTGACGGGCCAGCAAGTGACTCCAGCTCAGGGCCCTGCCATGGCTCCTCCAGCGACTCAGTTCTTAACTGTACTGACGTGTCCCTGCAAGGAGTTTATGGCAGCTGGTCCACCTTCCGTAGCTCTCTGAGTAGTGACTACGATCCATTTGTATATTATGGGCCAGGTGCTGGGCGGGGCCCTCGGAGAAACAGCCTAGAGGCTGGTGCGCAAGCCCGGCCCAGGTCTCTGGATTCTGTGGTGAACAAAGCGGGCTGCCCTGAAGAACAGCCACAGACTGTGTTCAGCCACATCCACTACCACCGCCACAGACACCACCACTATGAGGAGGGGGAGCACGGCCAGGGCCCGAGCAGAGGCTCGGACGAGGAGCAGGGGgcgtctgctgctgcagcgccTGCTGCTCTTGTCCTGGACAAAGACTCACCTGTGTGCCCTCCTAAGCACAGTCCCTGCCAGTGCCCAAAGCCAGACCCCACAGATCGGCCTTGCCCAGGACAGGGAGAGCGTCATGACCATGACCGCAGCAGTCCCTCAGGacctgctgtcctgatgtcccCAATCCCCTTACAGCTCCAACCCCACTGCTGCCACCAGGGACATGGACACCCCCCTGCTCCTCTTGGGCGAGTTGGTGGCTGTGTGCTTGATGGCCCCTCTGTTCGCTTCCACCAGAGCCTGGATCTGCCGGATGACCGTAGCATCCACATTCACTACGGCCAGGGCCCAGGCTTCTGCTGCTCTCCCCCTGAGCTGCACCCAGCTTTGCTCCCTGTGCCCCTCATTCTGGACtccggagggatggaggagtggCCTTGCTGTGCCGGGCCCCATGTTGTGTGGCAAAAACGGGTGCAGCAGGCTTGCTCAGAGCCTCAGCTACTGGGGCCTGGGACTTCTATGGACAGGCCACCCTGCATGCTCCACCACGGGCCTGCTGCTGACTGCAACACAGACATTTGTTTATACTGCCAAACATTACACCACAATCAGG GATCAGAAGAGGAGTCTGGTGTTTGA
- the hpda gene encoding 4-hydroxyphenylpyruvate dioxygenase: MTSYTDKGEKHERGKFVKFHHLTFWVGNAKQAASFYCDKMGFEPFAYKGLETGSRKEVSHAIRQDEIIFVFESALNPGNEEMGEYFIKHGDAVKDIAFQVEDCDFLIKTAKERGAVVVREPWVEQDSNGRVKYAVVQTYGDTTHTLIEYLGPYKGLFLPGYREPLFRDPLLATLPPGGLNFIDHIVGNQPDDQMVPISDWYQKCLMFHRFWSIDDKQIHTHYSSLRSIVVSNYEETIKMPINEPAMGKKKSQIQEYVDYNGGAGVQHIALNTSNIILAIVNLRARGMEFLAAPDKYYDNLRVNLRNAKIKVKEDLDRLQELKILVDFDDKGYLLQIFTKPVQDRPTLFLEVIQRNNHFGFGAGNFKSLFEAIEKDQDARGNLTVLTPQGQAEALY; encoded by the exons ATG acCAGCTACACAGATAAAGGGGAGaag CATGAAAGGGGAAAGTTTGTCAAGTTTCATCACCTCACCTTCTGGGTCGGCAATGCTAAACAG GCGGCGTCGTTCTACTGTGATAAAATGGGCTTCGAGCCTTTCGCCTACAAGGGTCTGGAGACAGGCAGCAGAAAGGAGGTGTCTCATGCTATCAGACAGGATGAG ataatatttgtgtttgaatctgCATTGAATCCTGGAAATGAAG AGATGGGAGAATACTTCATTAAACACGGAGACGCAGTCAAAGACATCGCTTTCCAAGTCGAGGACTGTGACTTCTTAATCAAG ACAGCTAAAGAGCGAGGAGCTGTGGTCGTCAGGGAGCCCTGGGTGGAGCAGGACAGCAATGGGAGGGTCAAGTACGCTGTGGTTCAGACG TatggagacacaacacacacactcattgaatACCTCGGACCCTACAAAGGCCTTTTCTTGCCCGGCTACAGAGAGCCTCTGTTCAGGGATCCTCTGTTAGCCACACT TCCACCAGGAGGTTTGAACTTCATTGATCACATTGTGGGAAACCAGCCAGACGACCAGATGGTGCCAATTTCGGACTG GTATCAGAAATGTCTGATGTTCCACCGGTTCTGGTCAATAGATGAcaagcagatacacacacactacagttCACTGAGGTCCATCGTGGTGTCCAACTATGAGGAAACCATCAAGATGCCCATCAATGAGCCGGCCATGGGGAAGAAGAAGTCACAGATTCAG GAATATGTGGACTATAATGGTGGAGCAGGTGTTCAGCACATCGCCCTCAACACGTCAAACATCATCCTAGCT ATCGTGAACCTGCGAGCCCGAGGGATGGAGTTCCTCGCTGCGCCTGACAAGTACTACGACAACCTGCGGGTGAATCTCAGAAACGCCAAGATCAAGGTGAAGGAGGACTTAGACCGTTTACAG gaATTGAAAATCTTAGTTGACTTTGACGACAAGGGCTATCTCCTCCAAATCTTCACCAAGCCTGTGCAGGACAGACCGACCCTTTTCCTGGAGGTCATTCAGAGGAACAACCACTTT GGCTTTGGGGCAGGGAACTTCAAGTCTCTCTTTGAGGCCATTGAGAAGGACCAGGATGCCCGGGGCAACCTCACTGTGCTGACACCCCAGGGCCAGGCCGAGGCCTTGTACTGA
- the LOC133019310 gene encoding E3 ubiquitin-protein ligase RNF43 isoform X2: MTVPQRRLAGLWPWLLMAALQVVLGQPGLESERPALRAVIKVTLLKNEPTGKPITLEGVFVGGSAGYADGKLMQYHPLSLCNTSEDERQEGDFITIVKLEHRVPRCLPLLDKARMALDKGAQAVIFDVSDDANAAAELRESDALPRPVVLVEAEDAEELMSLVNKNEEAKVRIEIKLEQSRWPHYDMGILLTIILAILTIVLIFAFRYKCKSNRTWDSVHQQTMRAINRLETKTYSSQGCSGSQRHRAAWGSASSSNSSPVCAICLEEFQDGQHLRIISCAHEFHKDCVDPWLVQHRTCPLCMHNIMGTERQPQRSRLQQSPEQSQGFLHPQTYNNPHNHPYPQHAIPFSMRPHYPRGPSGPYPSLGHYSGSSPMDTQTLRFLTSRPLGSGCGYRLPVEGPGRPHRIGGNCRMSTHHYTPRRSCPNYRSSCPTQRSASCSRLHHAASGTPQTRGAPAHGRQDEGSCSGGSYHTERSGYLADGPASDSSSGPCHGSSSDSVLNCTDVSLQGVYGSWSTFRSSLSSDYDPFVYYGPGAGRGPRRNSLEAGAQARPRSLDSVVNKAGCPEEQPQTVFSHIHYHRHRHHHYEEGEHGQGPSRGSDEEQGASAAAAPAALVLDKDSPVCPPKHSPCQCPKPDPTDRPCPGQGERHDHDRSSPSGPAVLMSPIPLQLQPHCCHQGHGHPPAPLGRVGGCVLDGPSVRFHQSLDLPDDRSIHIHYGQGPGFCCSPPELHPALLPVPLILDSGGMEEWPCCAGPHVVWQKRVQQACSEPQLLGPGTSMDRPPCMLHHGPAADCNTDICLYCQTLHHNQGSEEESGV, from the exons TATCACCCTTTGTCATTGTGCAACACAAGCGAGGATGAACGGCAAGAAGGTGACTTCATCACCATTGTCAAGCTGGAGCACAGGGTACCCCGCTGCCTGCCGCTGCTCGATaag GCTCGCATGGCGCTGGACAAAGGAGCTCAAGCTGTTATCTTTGACGTCAGTGATGATGCcaatgctgctgctgag CTACGAGAATCAGACGCCCTTCCGCGACCAGTCGTGCTGGTGGAGGCCGAGGATGCGGAGGAGCTAATGAGTTTGGTCAACAAGAATGAGGAGGCCAAAGTTCGCATTGAGATCAAGTTGGAACAGTCTCGATGG CCCCATTATGACATGGGTATCCTGCTCACCATCATCCTGGCTATTCTCACCATCGTCTTAATCTTTGCCTTCCGTTACAAGTGCAAGTCCAACAGGACCTGG GACTCTGTCCACCAGCAGACCATGCGGGCCATCAATCGCCTGGAGACCAAAACCTACAGCTCTCAGGGCTGCTCGGGCTCGCAGCGGCACCGGGCGGCCTGGGGCTCAGCCAGCAGCTCCAACTCCAGCCCCGTCTGCGCTATCTGTCTGGAGGAGTTCCAGGACGGGCAG CACTTGAGGATCATCTCCTGCGCTCATGAGTTCCATAAAGACTGTGTCGACCCCTGGCTGGTGCAGCACCGCACCTGTCCCCTCtgcatgcacaacatcatgg GGACAGAGCGGCAGCCCCAGAGGAGTCGACTCCAGCAGAGTCCAGAGCAGAGTCAAGGCTTCCTCCACCCTCAGACCTACAACAACCCACACAACCACCCTTACCCTCAACATGCCATCCCCTTCTCTATGAGGCCCCACTATCCTCGAGGACCCTCTGGACCATATCCCTCTCTGGGCCACTACAGTGGCTCTTCTCCCATGGACACGCAAACTCTGCGTTTCCTCACCAGCAGGCCACTTGGCTCTGGCTGTGGGTACCGCCTTCCTGTAGAGGGTCCCGGAAGGCCCCACAGGATTGGAGGTAACTGCAGGATGTCCACTCACCACTACACGCCTCGTCGCTCCTGCCCCAACTATCGTTCGTCCTGTCCGACCCAGCGCAGTGCATCCTGCTCAAGACTGCATCACGCTGCCTCTGGCACGCCTCAGACCCGTGGAGCACCTGCCCACGGTCGGCAGGACGAGGGCAGCTGCTCAGGTGGTAGCTACCACACAGAACGCAGTGGATATTTGGCTGACGGGCCAGCAAGTGACTCCAGCTCAGGGCCCTGCCATGGCTCCTCCAGCGACTCAGTTCTTAACTGTACTGACGTGTCCCTGCAAGGAGTTTATGGCAGCTGGTCCACCTTCCGTAGCTCTCTGAGTAGTGACTACGATCCATTTGTATATTATGGGCCAGGTGCTGGGCGGGGCCCTCGGAGAAACAGCCTAGAGGCTGGTGCGCAAGCCCGGCCCAGGTCTCTGGATTCTGTGGTGAACAAAGCGGGCTGCCCTGAAGAACAGCCACAGACTGTGTTCAGCCACATCCACTACCACCGCCACAGACACCACCACTATGAGGAGGGGGAGCACGGCCAGGGCCCGAGCAGAGGCTCGGACGAGGAGCAGGGGgcgtctgctgctgcagcgccTGCTGCTCTTGTCCTGGACAAAGACTCACCTGTGTGCCCTCCTAAGCACAGTCCCTGCCAGTGCCCAAAGCCAGACCCCACAGATCGGCCTTGCCCAGGACAGGGAGAGCGTCATGACCATGACCGCAGCAGTCCCTCAGGacctgctgtcctgatgtcccCAATCCCCTTACAGCTCCAACCCCACTGCTGCCACCAGGGACATGGACACCCCCCTGCTCCTCTTGGGCGAGTTGGTGGCTGTGTGCTTGATGGCCCCTCTGTTCGCTTCCACCAGAGCCTGGATCTGCCGGATGACCGTAGCATCCACATTCACTACGGCCAGGGCCCAGGCTTCTGCTGCTCTCCCCCTGAGCTGCACCCAGCTTTGCTCCCTGTGCCCCTCATTCTGGACtccggagggatggaggagtggCCTTGCTGTGCCGGGCCCCATGTTGTGTGGCAAAAACGGGTGCAGCAGGCTTGCTCAGAGCCTCAGCTACTGGGGCCTGGGACTTCTATGGACAGGCCACCCTGCATGCTCCACCACGGGCCTGCTGCTGACTGCAACACAGACATTTGTTTATACTGCCAAACATTACACCACAATCAGG GATCAGAAGAGGAGTCTGGTGTTTGA